The following are encoded together in the Limanda limanda chromosome 12, fLimLim1.1, whole genome shotgun sequence genome:
- the dcaf5 gene encoding DDB1- and CUL4-associated factor 5 translates to MKELRGCGMRSSVGFLSRRELTGQPLLKEEFQRRRLSGCTSLFKKDMLGHFGCVNAIEFSNNGGEWLVSGGDDRRVLLWHMEQSLHARSKPVKLKGEHLSNIFCLAFDSSNHKVFSGGNDEQVILHDVERRETLNVFLHIDAVYSLSVSPVNDNVFASSSDDGRVLIWDTREPPHGEPFCLASYPSAFHSVMFNPVEPRLLATANSKEGVGLWDIRKPRSSLLRYGGNMSLQSAMSVRFNSTGTQLLALRRRLPPVLYELHSRLPSYQFDNQGYFNSCTMKSCCFAGDKDQYILSGSDDFNLYMWRIPKNPEAGGAGRVVNGAFMILKGHRSIVNQVRFNPHTYMICSSGVEKVIKVWSPYQQCESLGDLEGRVEDKSRSLYTHEEYISLVLNSGSGLSHDYVSQSIQEDPRMMAFFDSLVRREIEGWSSDSDSDLSEEAIMQLHARGRRTTTRPTPAPPIAAPAAAVQPSDSENSSSSSLAGPEASGGEEPPPAEAEEEEEEEEQPRRRSRNQPPQSGFLVNEDSDSSGFWMDPMPRPRSPSPRDNSTLSSPPTSPSLPVGVSSSSTSTSSSSSGDEERRSAVRRRNVMRRRRMSVVSRAGYRPESVQALFSAIDSCSYPSISIEDLSSSSSEVQESLQIQPESGGTGEEEKCLSPSDFVCSSPVMTPESQENEEGSDRTLDGHRTEARTLTEFILDSSDSGEACSSSAAAERNSKSRRSSGVNGQHRTVASYLSATLCVSSESEGETDTPEDTRPQRGKGPALKRTHKRSDEGESGSSPSEKKLKS, encoded by the exons gaggagacgaCCGCCGGGTTCTACTGTGGCACATGGAGCAATCCCTTCATGCTCGGTCCAAGCCTGTGAAGCTGAAGGGGGAGCATCTGTCCAACATCTTCTGCCTGGCCTTCGACAGCAGCAACCACAAGGTCTTCTCTGGTG GAAATGATGAACAAGTCATTCTCCATGATGTGGAGAG ACGGGAAACTCTGAACGTGTTCCTGCACATCGATGCCGTGTACAGTTTGTCCGTCAGCCCGGTGAACGACAACGTGTTCGCCAGCTCATCTGACGACGGACGGGTTCTTATCTGGGACACTCGCGAGCCGCCACACGGAG AGCCGTTCTGCCTGGCCAGCTACCCGTCAGCCTTCCACAGCGTGATGTTCAACCCCGTGGAGCCGAGGCTGCTCGCCACCGCCAACTCCAAGGAGGGGGTTGGTTTATGGGACATCCGCAAACCACGCAG CTCTCTTCTGCGTTACGGAGGTAACATGTCCCTGCAGAGCGCCATGAGCGTTCGCTTCAACAGCACCGGCACCCAGCTGCTGGCGCTGCGCCGCCGCCTGCCGCCCGTCCTCTACGAGCTGCACTCCCGCCTGCCCAGCTACCAGTTCGACAACCAGggctacttcaactcctgcaccatgaagagctgctgcttcgCCGGAGACAAAGATCAG TACATCCTGTCTGGATCCGATGACTTCAACCTCTACATGTGGAGAATCCCAAAGAATCCAGAAGCAG GAGGCGCAGGTCGTGTGGTGAACGGGGCTTTCATGATTCTGAAAGGCCACCGCTCCATCGTGAACCAGGTTCGCTTCAACCCTCACACCTACATGATCTGCTCGTCCGGGGTGGAGAAAGTCATCAAG GTGTGGAGTCCCTACCAGCAGTGTGAGAGTCTCGGGGACCTGGAGGGACGTGTGGAGGACAAGTCCCGCAGCCTCTACACCCACGAGGAGTACATCAGCCTGGTGCTCAACAGTGGCAGCGGCCTGTCCCACGACTACGTCAGCCAGTCCATCCAGGAGGACCCGCGCATGATGGCGTTCTTTGACTCGCTGGTGCGTCGAGAGATCGAGGGGTGGAGCTCCGACTCCGACAGCGACCTGAGCGAGGAGGCCATCATGCAGCTTCACGCCCGCGGACGCCGCACGACTACCCGACCCACGCCAGCTCCTCCTATCGCTGCcccggctgctgctgttcagcCGAGTGACTCAGAGaactcctcgtcctcctctctggcCGGACCCGAAGCCTCAGGAGGGGAGGAGCCTCCCCCGGCagaggctgaggaagaggaggaggaggaagagcagccgAGGAGACGCAGCAGGAACCAGCCGCCACAGTCCGGCTTCCTGGTGAACGAGGACTCCGACTCCAGCGGGTTCTGGATGGACCCCATGCCCCGGCCTCGCTCCCCCAGCCCCCGGGACAACTCCACGctctccagcccccccacctccccctcccttcCCGTGGgagtctccagctcctccacgtccacctccagctccagcagtgGTGACGAGGAGCGGCGCAGCGCGGTGAGGCGGCGCAACGTCATGAGACGCCGGCGCATGAGCGTGGTCTCCAGAGCCGGGTATCGACCCGAGTCCGTACAGGCTTTGTTTTCAGCCATCGACTCCTGCAGTTACCCATCCATCTCCATCGAGGACCTGTCGTCTTCCTCGTCAGAAGTACAAGAATCTCTCCAGATCCAGCCCGAGAGCGGCGGCaccggagaggaggagaagtgtcTGAGCCCCTCTGACTTTGTGTGTTCGAGCCCAGTGATGACCCCCGAGAGTCAGGAGAACGAGGAGGGGAGTGACAGGACGTTGGACGGACACAGGACTGAAGCCAGGACTCTCACAGAGTTTATTTTGGACAGCTCCGACAGCGGAGAGGCGTGTAGCAGCTCGGCCGCTGCAGAGCGAAACTCCAAGAGCCGCCGGAGCAGCGGAGTGAACGGGCAGCACCGGACTGTGGCGTCATACCTGAGCGCGACCCTGTGCGTGTCCTCCGAGTCCGAGGGAGAGACGGACACGCCGGAGGACACCAggccacagagagggaaaggccCGGCTCTGAAACGGACTCACAAGCGCTCAGACGAGGGAGAatcaggctcctccccctcggAAAAGAAATTAAAGTCATAA